A region of Lichenibacterium dinghuense DNA encodes the following proteins:
- the aqpZ gene encoding aquaporin Z, with product MRNYAAECIGTFVLVFGGCGAAVLAGPHIGFAGVAAAFGLSLLIMVYAVGPISGCHLNPAVTLGLVLANKFDSRRAPGYMIAQVVGAILAAAVLYLVASGKAGFDATASGFATNGYGDRSPDHYGLLACFVTEVVMTGLLMFVILGATDIKAPVGFAGIAIGLALAVIHLVSIPVTNTSVNPARSIGPALFAGGGAFAQLWLFIVAPCIGSAVAAFVYTALRPAEPEAQITMRAATQSLPTEQEQRTDAALADPAVPPRA from the coding sequence ATGCGGAACTACGCGGCGGAGTGCATCGGCACGTTCGTGCTCGTGTTCGGGGGGTGCGGCGCGGCCGTGCTGGCCGGCCCCCACATCGGCTTCGCCGGGGTGGCGGCCGCCTTCGGCCTGTCGCTGCTCATCATGGTCTACGCGGTCGGCCCCATCTCGGGCTGCCACCTCAACCCGGCCGTCACGCTGGGCCTCGTGCTGGCGAACAAGTTCGATTCCCGCCGCGCGCCGGGATACATGATCGCGCAGGTGGTCGGCGCCATCCTGGCGGCGGCGGTGCTCTACCTCGTGGCCAGCGGCAAGGCGGGCTTCGACGCCACCGCCTCGGGCTTCGCCACCAACGGCTACGGCGACCGCTCGCCCGACCATTACGGGCTCCTCGCCTGCTTCGTGACCGAGGTGGTGATGACGGGCCTGCTGATGTTCGTGATCCTCGGCGCCACCGACATCAAGGCGCCGGTGGGCTTCGCCGGCATCGCCATCGGCCTGGCGCTGGCCGTCATCCACCTCGTGTCGATCCCGGTCACCAACACCTCGGTCAACCCGGCCCGCTCGATCGGACCGGCGCTGTTCGCGGGCGGCGGCGCCTTCGCGCAACTGTGGCTGTTCATCGTCGCGCCCTGCATCGGCTCGGCCGTCGCGGCCTTCGTCTACACCGCGCTGCGGCCCGCGGAGCCCGAGGCGCAGATCACCATGCGGGCCGCCACCCAGTCGCTGCCGACCGAACAGGAGCAGCGCACCGACGCGGCCCTCGCCGATCCCGCGGTGCCGCCGCGGGCGTGA
- a CDS encoding inorganic phosphate transporter yields MGMLAAVAPGSTLAVVFLALCLALVLAFEFSNGFHDTANAVATVIYTHSLKPVAAVVWSGIMNFLGVLLGGIAVAYALVELIPPDVLSPPDGGIAAGMLAAIFVSALGWNLATWLMGIPNSSSHALIGALVGIAVEDTLRHGRALGQGVDWHEVWSVLLSLLVSPVLGFGLAMAAFWLLKRFIHDEHLYEPPKGEEPPVWWMRAVLIGTCTAVSFAHGTNDGQKSIGLIMLTIIGLFPMTYALNVDMTGAQLRAIAGDMGEAAALIGRYGDDRRQLGVAAARAIEARFGAAPSGSAIPATERPALRNDMNLVLTELKRAGEAARIGEADEERAHEIHETLMGTAQYVPLWVRVLSALCLGAGTMIGYKRIVTTLGEKLGKQHLAPAQGAAAEVVAAGLIGGAGFSGFPVSTTHVVTGGIAGTMVASGAGAEPGMLRQIGVAWILTLPATVALSAGLFYLLS; encoded by the coding sequence ATGGGGATGCTCGCGGCGGTGGCGCCGGGCTCGACGCTGGCGGTCGTCTTCCTGGCGCTCTGCCTCGCGCTGGTGCTGGCCTTCGAGTTCTCGAACGGCTTCCACGACACCGCCAACGCGGTGGCGACGGTGATCTACACCCACTCGCTGAAGCCGGTCGCCGCCGTGGTGTGGTCCGGCATCATGAACTTCCTCGGCGTGCTGCTCGGCGGCATCGCGGTCGCCTACGCCCTGGTGGAGCTGATCCCGCCCGACGTGCTGTCGCCGCCGGACGGCGGCATCGCGGCCGGCATGCTGGCCGCCATCTTCGTGTCGGCGCTGGGCTGGAACCTCGCGACCTGGCTGATGGGCATCCCGAACTCGTCCTCGCACGCGCTGATCGGCGCGCTCGTCGGCATCGCGGTCGAGGACACGCTGCGGCACGGGCGGGCGCTCGGGCAGGGCGTCGATTGGCACGAGGTGTGGAGCGTGCTTCTGTCGCTGCTGGTGTCGCCGGTCCTGGGCTTCGGCCTCGCCATGGCGGCCTTCTGGCTGCTGAAGCGCTTCATCCACGACGAGCACCTGTACGAGCCGCCGAAGGGCGAGGAGCCGCCGGTGTGGTGGATGCGCGCCGTGCTGATCGGCACCTGCACGGCCGTGTCCTTCGCGCACGGCACCAACGACGGGCAGAAGAGCATCGGCCTCATCATGCTCACCATCATCGGCCTGTTCCCCATGACCTACGCGCTCAACGTCGACATGACGGGCGCGCAGCTCCGCGCCATCGCTGGCGACATGGGCGAGGCGGCCGCGCTGATCGGACGCTACGGCGACGACCGGCGGCAGCTCGGCGTCGCGGCGGCCCGCGCCATCGAGGCGCGCTTCGGCGCCGCGCCTTCGGGCTCGGCCATCCCGGCGACGGAACGCCCGGCGCTGCGCAACGACATGAACCTCGTCCTGACCGAGCTGAAGCGCGCCGGAGAAGCCGCCCGCATCGGCGAGGCCGACGAGGAGCGGGCGCACGAAATCCACGAGACGCTGATGGGCACCGCGCAATACGTGCCGCTGTGGGTGCGGGTGCTGAGCGCGCTGTGCCTCGGGGCCGGAACCATGATTGGCTACAAGCGCATCGTGACGACGCTGGGCGAGAAGCTCGGCAAGCAGCACCTCGCGCCCGCGCAGGGCGCCGCGGCCGAGGTGGTGGCGGCCGGGCTGATCGGCGGGGCGGGGTTCAGCGGCTTCCCGGTGTCGACCACCCACGTGGTCACGGGCGGCATCGCCGGGACGATGGTGGCCTCCGGCGCGGGGGCCGAGCCCGGCATGCTCCGGCAGATCGGCGTCGCCTGGATCCTCACGCTGCCCGCCACGGTGGCGCTGTCGGCTGGCCTCTTCTATCTCCTGTCGTGA